From the genome of Deinococcus sp. JMULE3, one region includes:
- a CDS encoding GNAT family N-acetyltransferase: MTHSPVTVRAAARADVPAITDIYNHAVEHTTASYDLEPVTLESRLDWFDEKTAHGWPVWVAVSGEEVVGWATFGPFRAKPGYRFTAEHSVYVRDGLRGQGVGGALMLPLIEEARARGLHSLIGGVDAENAGSLAFHERLGFTPVAHFRQVGHKFGRWLDLVFVQRLLNASSD, encoded by the coding sequence GGACGTGCCCGCCATCACTGACATCTACAATCACGCGGTCGAGCACACGACCGCCTCGTACGACCTCGAACCGGTCACGCTGGAATCGCGCCTGGACTGGTTCGACGAGAAAACCGCGCACGGCTGGCCCGTCTGGGTCGCCGTCAGTGGGGAAGAGGTGGTCGGCTGGGCGACCTTCGGGCCGTTCCGCGCCAAGCCCGGCTACCGCTTCACCGCCGAGCACAGCGTGTACGTCCGGGACGGTCTGCGCGGGCAGGGCGTGGGCGGCGCCCTGATGCTCCCGCTGATCGAGGAGGCGCGCGCGCGTGGGCTGCACTCGCTGATCGGCGGGGTGGATGCCGAGAACGCCGGGAGCCTCGCGTTCCACGAACGGCTGGGCTTCACGCCGGTCGCGCACTTCCGGCAGGTGGGTCACAAGTTCGGGCGCTGGCTGGACCTCGTGTTCGTGCAGAGGTTGCTGAACGCAAGCTCAGATTGA
- a CDS encoding ABC transporter substrate-binding protein: MKKALTLALALTVGTAAAQSAFVWPAAWTAEQNTANKRGGELRLSAISDFKTMNPFTSSEADSIPDRMETGAGLFTQDPRNDEFIPYMAAAPAVVSNNNKRFVVKIRQGMKFSDGQAITADDWVTTWKIHTDDKVGSNSRDSFFLVGKPITVKKIDNYTLQFDFPQPSASALSILSYAPWPDHVFGKAYREGGADAIKKMWGLSTPASQIVSPGMWVVESYRAGERTVFKKNNNWGDWNKDSRGQELPYLSNLSVRIVADANASLAAFLAGQIDIVGMRNADDLAQTKRAIDNGSLKAFLKPNVSPQATSQWITFNWNKASDPAKQKLFRDVRFRRAMSHIANRQAMVQLALGGLGSETYFSVYPIFKNQIEAGLAAGAPQYKYDLAQASKLLAQIGYTKKNAQGYLVDKSGKVLEFNLSTNAGNTVREQLGRIFADEAKKVGVKVNFTPIDFNTLVGQLTSKGENRPFDAILLGLSGGSNIWSFGSNVVPCGGNLHSYNNPTDGKCATSQEQLMTKLYYQGDAELNDAKRRAIGGQLMKAEGELQPVIYLVGGNFHVAFNERLGGEFAANMMDAYYGQRFQALTFIK; this comes from the coding sequence ATGAAAAAAGCCCTGACTCTTGCCCTCGCCCTGACGGTCGGCACCGCCGCCGCCCAGAGCGCCTTCGTCTGGCCCGCCGCCTGGACCGCTGAACAGAACACCGCGAACAAACGCGGCGGTGAACTGCGCCTGTCCGCCATCAGCGACTTCAAGACGATGAACCCCTTCACCAGCAGCGAAGCGGACAGCATCCCTGACCGCATGGAAACCGGCGCCGGTCTGTTCACCCAGGACCCCCGCAACGACGAGTTCATCCCGTACATGGCCGCTGCTCCCGCCGTGGTCAGCAACAACAACAAGCGCTTCGTGGTCAAGATCCGCCAGGGCATGAAGTTCAGCGACGGTCAGGCCATCACCGCCGACGACTGGGTCACCACCTGGAAGATCCACACCGACGACAAGGTCGGCAGCAACAGCCGCGACTCCTTCTTCCTGGTCGGCAAGCCCATCACGGTCAAGAAGATCGACAACTACACCCTGCAGTTCGACTTCCCCCAGCCCAGCGCCAGCGCCCTGAGCATCCTCAGCTACGCCCCCTGGCCTGACCACGTCTTCGGCAAGGCCTACCGCGAGGGCGGCGCCGACGCCATCAAGAAGATGTGGGGCCTCTCCACCCCCGCCAGCCAGATCGTCAGCCCCGGCATGTGGGTCGTCGAGTCCTACCGCGCCGGCGAGCGCACCGTGTTCAAGAAGAACAACAACTGGGGCGACTGGAACAAGGACAGCCGCGGTCAGGAACTGCCCTACCTGAGCAACCTCTCCGTGCGCATCGTCGCCGACGCCAACGCCTCCCTGGCCGCCTTCCTGGCCGGTCAGATCGACATCGTCGGCATGCGCAACGCCGACGACCTGGCCCAGACCAAGCGCGCCATCGACAACGGCAGCCTGAAGGCCTTCCTGAAGCCCAACGTCAGCCCCCAGGCCACCAGCCAGTGGATCACCTTCAACTGGAACAAGGCCAGCGACCCCGCCAAGCAGAAACTGTTCCGTGACGTGCGCTTCCGCCGCGCCATGAGCCACATCGCCAACCGTCAGGCCATGGTGCAGCTCGCCCTGGGCGGCCTGGGTAGCGAGACCTACTTCAGCGTCTACCCCATCTTCAAGAACCAGATCGAGGCGGGCCTCGCCGCCGGCGCCCCCCAGTACAAGTACGACCTCGCGCAGGCCAGCAAGCTGCTCGCGCAGATCGGCTACACCAAGAAGAACGCCCAGGGCTACCTGGTCGACAAGAGCGGCAAGGTGCTGGAATTCAACCTGAGCACCAACGCGGGCAACACCGTCCGCGAGCAGCTGGGCCGCATCTTCGCCGACGAGGCCAAGAAGGTCGGCGTGAAGGTCAACTTCACCCCCATCGACTTCAACACCCTGGTCGGCCAGCTGACCTCCAAGGGCGAGAACCGTCCCTTCGACGCCATCCTGCTGGGCCTGTCCGGCGGCAGCAACATCTGGAGCTTCGGCAGCAACGTCGTCCCCTGCGGCGGCAACCTGCACTCCTACAACAACCCCACCGACGGCAAGTGCGCCACCAGCCAGGAACAGCTGATGACCAAGCTGTACTACCAAGGCGACGCGGAACTGAACGACGCCAAGCGCCGCGCCATCGGCGGCCAGCTGATGAAGGCCGAAGGCGAACTGCAGCCCGTCATCTACCTCGTGGGCGGCAACTTCCACGTGGCCTTCAACGAGCGTCTGGGCGGCGAATTCGCAGCCAACATGATGGACGCCTACTACGGCCAGCGCTTCCAGGCCCTGACCTTCATCAAGTAA
- a CDS encoding ABC transporter permease, producing the protein MTTTAPTTPAKKDKALGQSQLSVAWQQFRKNRLAQAGGLMLILLYLMAIFAPFIAPDALSSYSTSNITRFHPPTPIQFRDPDTGAFTRPYVFKYTQQLNMDTFVNEFKPTTERCPLYFGVRGASYKILGLFPGNLHLFGTTKEECSLYLFGAEDLGRDLFTRTLYASQISLTIGFGAVLITTLIGLMMGAMAAYFGGIVDTIIMRLVEVLAAIPSLFLLLLLRSVFPKDINPILALYVILGILAFIGWGGLARVARGQLLSVREQDFVSAAKSLGASDNRIMWRHMLPTLTTYVIVTTSLAIPSFILLESGLSFLGIGAVEPYASWGSLLKAAQDGGLSSLNTRPWVLIPGFFIVFTVMCFQLLGDGLRDAFDPRKRS; encoded by the coding sequence ATGACCACCACCGCTCCCACCACCCCCGCAAAGAAGGACAAGGCCCTCGGCCAGTCGCAGCTGTCTGTCGCGTGGCAACAGTTCCGCAAGAACCGCCTCGCTCAGGCCGGCGGCCTGATGCTGATCCTGCTGTACCTCATGGCGATCTTCGCGCCGTTCATCGCGCCGGACGCCCTGTCCTCGTACTCGACCAGCAACATCACCCGCTTCCACCCCCCCACCCCCATCCAGTTCCGGGACCCCGACACCGGCGCGTTCACGCGTCCCTACGTGTTCAAGTACACCCAGCAGCTGAACATGGACACCTTCGTGAACGAGTTCAAGCCCACCACGGAACGCTGCCCGCTGTACTTCGGCGTGCGCGGGGCCAGCTACAAGATCCTGGGCCTGTTCCCCGGCAACCTGCACCTGTTCGGCACGACCAAGGAAGAGTGCAGTCTGTACCTGTTCGGCGCCGAGGACCTGGGCCGCGACCTGTTCACCCGCACGCTGTACGCCTCGCAGATCAGCCTGACCATCGGCTTCGGCGCGGTGCTGATCACCACCCTGATCGGCCTGATGATGGGCGCCATGGCCGCGTACTTCGGTGGCATCGTCGACACGATCATCATGCGCCTCGTCGAGGTGCTTGCCGCGATCCCCTCACTGTTCCTGCTGCTGCTGCTGCGCAGCGTGTTCCCCAAGGACATCAACCCGATCCTGGCGCTGTACGTGATCCTGGGCATCCTGGCCTTCATCGGCTGGGGCGGCTTGGCCCGCGTCGCGCGCGGGCAGCTGCTCAGCGTGCGTGAACAGGACTTCGTGTCCGCCGCCAAGAGCCTCGGCGCCAGCGACAACCGCATCATGTGGCGCCACATGCTGCCCACCCTGACGACCTACGTGATCGTCACGACCAGCCTCGCCATCCCCAGCTTCATCCTGCTGGAATCCGGCCTGAGCTTCCTGGGGATCGGCGCCGTGGAACCCTACGCCTCGTGGGGCAGCCTGCTGAAAGCCGCGCAGGACGGCGGCCTGAGCAGCCTGAACACCCGCCCCTGGGTCCTGATCCCCGGCTTCTTCATCGTGTTCACCGTCATGTGCTTCCAGCTGCTCGGCGACGGGCTGCGCGACGCCTTCGACCCGCGCAAACGCTCCTGA
- a CDS encoding ABC transporter permease, with product MIPFLLRRLVQSIPTLFLASILIFFVIQLAPGDFLTPAKLNPNISPESLAALERNFGLDRHPIEQYFLWMKNMLFNFDLGLSFSYQQPVLDVIKPRIANSMYLVLLYTVLFYAIAIPIGVFGAVRQNSLGDKTINVILYFLLGFPSFFLALIVIYFILQVRTATGWDIPINGMTSNGYDSMTPVQKFLDIVKHLAIPAIILAVSDAAGLTRVIRGQMLEVMRSDYIRTARAKGVSERTAIWKHTFRNAILPIVANIGGLLPSAVAGAGFIEVVFAYPGMTPMILDAINAQDLYLIAGFTVITTVLLVIGNALSDILLAVVDPRIKVG from the coding sequence ATGATCCCATTCCTCCTGCGCCGCCTGGTGCAGTCCATCCCCACCCTGTTCCTGGCCAGCATCCTGATCTTCTTCGTGATCCAGCTGGCCCCCGGCGACTTCCTGACCCCGGCCAAGCTCAACCCGAACATCAGCCCCGAGTCGCTGGCCGCCCTGGAACGCAACTTCGGCCTGGACCGACACCCCATCGAGCAGTACTTCCTATGGATGAAGAACATGCTCTTCAACTTCGATCTGGGCCTGTCGTTCTCGTACCAGCAGCCCGTGCTGGACGTCATCAAGCCCCGAATCGCCAACTCGATGTACCTGGTGCTGCTGTACACGGTGCTGTTCTACGCCATCGCCATTCCCATCGGCGTGTTCGGCGCCGTGCGGCAGAACTCGCTGGGCGACAAGACCATCAACGTCATCCTGTACTTCCTGCTGGGCTTCCCCAGCTTCTTCCTGGCGCTGATCGTCATCTACTTCATCCTGCAGGTCCGTACCGCGACCGGCTGGGACATCCCCATCAACGGCATGACCAGCAACGGATACGACAGCATGACCCCGGTCCAGAAATTCCTGGACATCGTCAAGCACCTCGCGATTCCCGCGATCATCCTGGCCGTCAGCGACGCCGCCGGACTGACCCGCGTCATTCGCGGCCAGATGCTGGAAGTCATGCGCTCGGACTACATCCGCACCGCGCGCGCCAAGGGCGTCAGCGAACGCACCGCCATCTGGAAGCACACCTTCCGCAACGCCATCCTGCCCATCGTGGCGAACATCGGGGGCCTGCTGCCCAGCGCGGTCGCCGGCGCCGGATTCATCGAGGTCGTGTTCGCGTACCCAGGCATGACCCCCATGATCCTCGACGCGATCAACGCGCAGGACCTGTACCTCATCGCGGGCTTCACCGTGATCACCACCGTCCTGCTCGTGATCGGCAACGCCCTGAGCGACATTCTCCTCGCGGTCGTAGACCCGCGCATCAAGGTCGGCTGA
- a CDS encoding ABC transporter ATP-binding protein: MTAVSKDRRSMPAMGETLLDVQNLEKYFPIRGGLLSRVVGNVKAVNDVSFKIGRGEVVGLVGESGSGKTTAGRAILRLIEPTGGQVLFNGTDITKLSKGQMRDYRREMQIIFQDPFASLNPRMTVSDIIGEAMQIHNLHPGKGRIDRIAELLQKVGLRPEHMRRYPHEFSGGQRQRIGIARALAVDPAFIVADEPVSALDVSIQAQVVNLLQDLQEELGLTVLFIAHDLAVVEYICDRIIVMYLGRVMEIAPSRELNRNPKHPYTEALLSAAPVPDPTVKRQRIILEGDIPSPINPPSGCVFRTRCRYAIADCANIVPELREVAPGHFKACIRDDIL, translated from the coding sequence ATGACCGCCGTAAGCAAAGACCGCCGCAGCATGCCCGCCATGGGCGAGACGCTGCTGGACGTCCAGAACCTCGAAAAATACTTCCCGATCCGCGGAGGACTGCTGTCCCGCGTCGTCGGGAACGTCAAGGCCGTCAACGACGTGTCCTTCAAGATCGGGCGCGGCGAAGTGGTCGGCCTGGTGGGCGAATCCGGCTCCGGGAAGACCACCGCCGGGCGAGCCATCCTGCGCCTGATCGAACCGACCGGCGGGCAGGTGCTGTTCAACGGCACCGACATCACCAAGCTGTCCAAGGGGCAGATGCGTGACTACCGCCGCGAGATGCAGATCATCTTCCAGGACCCGTTCGCCAGCCTGAACCCCCGCATGACCGTCAGCGACATCATCGGCGAGGCCATGCAGATCCACAACCTGCACCCCGGTAAGGGCCGCATCGACCGCATCGCCGAACTCCTGCAGAAGGTCGGCCTGCGCCCCGAGCACATGCGCCGCTACCCGCACGAGTTCAGCGGCGGCCAGCGCCAGCGCATCGGGATCGCCCGCGCCCTGGCCGTGGACCCCGCGTTCATCGTCGCCGACGAGCCCGTCTCGGCGCTCGACGTGTCGATCCAGGCGCAGGTCGTGAACCTGCTGCAGGACCTGCAGGAAGAACTGGGCCTGACCGTGCTGTTCATCGCGCACGACCTCGCCGTCGTCGAGTACATCTGCGACCGCATCATCGTGATGTACCTGGGCCGCGTCATGGAAATCGCGCCCAGCCGCGAACTGAACCGCAACCCCAAACACCCCTACACGGAAGCGCTCCTGTCGGCCGCGCCCGTGCCCGACCCCACCGTCAAACGCCAGCGCATCATCCTGGAAGGCGACATCCCCAGCCCGATCAACCCGCCGTCGGGGTGCGTGTTCCGCACCCGCTGCCGCTACGCGATCGCCGACTGCGCCAACATCGTCCCCGAACTGCGCGAAGTCGCCCCCGGCCACTTCAAGGCCTGCATCCGCGACGACATCCTCTAA
- a CDS encoding ABC transporter ATP-binding protein, whose protein sequence is MTHQGEVLLAVNGLKTYFSTDDGVVKSVDGVTFHIKKGETLAVVGESGSGKSVTSLSVMRLIPTPPGKIVEGEILFTGKDGVQKNIVTLSEADMRKIRGNDISMIFQEPMTSLNPVYTVGDQIAEAVMLHQGKNKKDAMGVATDMLRFVGIPAPEKRVNEYPHQMSGGMRQRVMIAMALSCKPALLIADEPTTALDVTIQAQILDLMRNLQKEVGMSILFITHNLGVVAEMADRVVVMYGGRVVEEGDVVDIFQAPRHPYTIGLLNSIPRPGEYEHVPGQPKGRLEAIPGNVPNPLNLPPGCAFEPRCKFAVPDCSKAVPALEDTGQGHMSRCIRWRELAQAQREVTA, encoded by the coding sequence ATGACCCACCAGGGTGAAGTCCTGTTGGCCGTGAACGGCCTGAAAACTTACTTCAGTACCGACGACGGTGTCGTGAAGAGCGTCGACGGCGTGACCTTCCACATCAAGAAAGGCGAAACCCTCGCCGTCGTGGGCGAATCCGGCTCCGGCAAGAGCGTCACCAGCCTGTCGGTCATGCGCCTGATCCCGACCCCTCCCGGCAAGATCGTGGAAGGGGAGATCCTCTTCACCGGCAAGGACGGCGTTCAGAAGAACATCGTCACGCTGAGCGAAGCGGACATGCGCAAGATCCGCGGGAACGACATCTCCATGATCTTCCAGGAGCCCATGACCAGCCTGAACCCCGTCTATACCGTCGGGGACCAGATCGCTGAAGCCGTCATGCTGCACCAGGGCAAGAACAAGAAGGACGCCATGGGCGTCGCCACCGACATGCTGCGGTTCGTGGGCATCCCCGCCCCGGAAAAGCGCGTCAACGAGTACCCGCACCAGATGTCCGGCGGGATGCGTCAGCGCGTCATGATCGCCATGGCCCTGAGCTGCAAACCCGCCCTGCTGATCGCCGACGAGCCCACCACCGCGCTCGACGTGACCATCCAGGCGCAGATTCTCGACCTGATGCGCAACCTGCAGAAGGAAGTCGGGATGAGCATCCTGTTCATCACGCACAACCTCGGGGTCGTGGCCGAGATGGCCGACCGCGTCGTCGTGATGTACGGCGGCCGCGTGGTCGAGGAAGGCGACGTCGTGGACATCTTCCAGGCGCCCCGCCACCCCTACACCATCGGTCTGCTGAACTCCATCCCCAGACCCGGCGAGTACGAGCACGTGCCCGGCCAGCCCAAGGGCCGCCTGGAAGCCATTCCCGGCAACGTGCCCAACCCCCTGAACCTGCCGCCCGGCTGCGCCTTCGAGCCCCGCTGCAAGTTCGCCGTTCCCGACTGCTCGAAAGCTGTTCCCGCCCTGGAAGACACCGGGCAGGGCCACATGTCCCGCTGCATCCGCTGGCGTGAACTCGCGCAGGCGCAGCGTGAGGTGACCGCATGA